In Desulfurococcaceae archaeon MEX13E-LK6-19, the genomic window TATACGTGGGATAAGCGGTGTAGGAAAGACAACTTTATTAAAAATCATAGCTTTGGTAACACGTCCTGATAAAGGTAATGTAATATTTTTAGGGAAGAACACGAAGTCATTAAGTAATAGTACTCTTGCCTTATTAAGATTAAAATACATTGGTTATATACCTCAAGAACTCGGTCTTTTAGAGATGTTAAGTGTCGAAGAGAACATACTATTACCGTTGTATACGCTTGGCATTAATAAGAAAGACGCTACAAAAATTGTTAATGAAATCCTTAATAAACTTGGCATCATACATAAGAAGGACTATCATCCTAGATCTCTTAGTGGCGGGGAAAGACAAAGAGTTGCCATAGCTAGAGCCCTTGCGAAGAAACCTTTACTTATAGTGGCGGACGAACCTCTATCTAATTTAGATGACGTAAATGCGGGTATAATTCTAGATCTTTTCCGTGAATACGTTATAAAGCAGGGTGGTGCGGTAATAATGTCCACAACAGATCTTTATGCTGACTATCCTTGTACTAAAGACTACTTTCTAGCTAAGGGGAAACTGTACTTTAAAAAAGCTAAGACCGCTAGTTAATTTATATTATGAAAAATACATAAATACTATATGTGTAATGCCTCTTAAACGACCTTAGTAATAGGTACAAGTACAGTGGTAATCACTACTATAGACGATGCTGTACCGGGGGTCAATATGGATGAAGAACTTAATAAGAAAGTAACAGTAATTGTACCAACATACAATGAAGAAGAAGGTATAGGAAAAGTTATAGATGAACTCATTGCGGAGGGCTTTTCTAAAGAAAACATTATTGTTGTAGACGGGCATAGTACCGATAAAACCGTTGAGATAGCCAAGAGTAAGGGTGTAAAGGTAATCTATCAAGAAGGTCATGGCAAAGGAGATGCT contains:
- a CDS encoding ATP-binding cassette domain-containing protein; translated protein: MDSVAKHRRELMRLEGVCKSVAGELVLENVSLTINDGDFICIRGISGVGKTTLLKIIALVTRPDKGNVIFLGKNTKSLSNSTLALLRLKYIGYIPQELGLLEMLSVEENILLPLYTLGINKKDATKIVNEILNKLGIIHKKDYHPRSLSGGERQRVAIARALAKKPLLIVADEPLSNLDDVNAGIILDLFREYVIKQGGAVIMSTTDLYADYPCTKDYFLAKGKLYFKKAKTAS